From Lysobacter lycopersici:
CGACTCGGATGCGCTCGAGGACACCCTGCGCCTGTCGATCCAGGCCGACGGCCGCGAACTCGCGCGCGACGAACAGCTCGCCTTCTCGTTCGAAATCGACCTGGACGCGCCATGACGACGCGAAACACGATCCGCTTCCTGCTCGCCGCATGCGTGCTGTCCGCCTCCGCCGTGTCCGCGCAGGGCTTCTCCGCGGTGGTATCGCCGCCGCGCTTCGAGGACAGCGCGAAGCCGGGCACGACCTATCGCAACGTGGTCGAGATCGACAACGTGTCCGCGGAATCCGCGCATTTCACGGTGAAAACCGCGGACTGGACCTTGCTGCCGGACGGCGGCGTGCAGTTTTCCGATGCGCTGGCGGCCGACAGTTGCCGTCCGTGGGTCGGGATCGAGGCCGCGGACATCACCCTCGGCGCGAACGGCAAGCGCCGCTATCGTTTCGAAGTCGCGATCCCCGCTGCCGCGCCGCGCCGCGAATGCCGCTTCGCGCTGATGATCGAAGGCGATCCGGAGCCGGTGAAGAGCGGCATCGCGATCCCGGTGTCCGGGCGCATCGCGGTCATCGTCTACCTGTCCATCGGCGACGCCGCGCCGCGGCTCGAAATCACCGGACAACGCGTGGCGAAGGTCGACGGCCAGGACGTCCCGGTGCTGCAGGTCCGCAACGACGGCGACGCGCACGGCCGGCTGCAGGGCTTCGTCGACGGCACCGACGCCGGCGGCAAGCGCTATGCGTTCGCACCATCGACCTCGCCGATCATGCCGGGCGAGACGCGCGACATCCCGCTGCAGCCGCAGCCCGACGATCCCAAGTCGCCGCCGCCGGTGCTGGCGTTCCCGGTGAAGCTGCAGGGGCGCCTGGATTCTGGCGCGCAGCGGATCGACATCGCGGCCACCGTCGCGCGATGAGTTCCGCGGGCTCGGCCATCGCCAGGCACGCGCTCGCGGCGTCCGTCGTCGCCGTGCTCGCGTCGTCGCCTTGCGCGCAAGCGCAGGACGCCGACGCGTCGGCGCAGCAGGAGCCCTACCGCGACCGCATCATCGCGTCGTCGCAACTGCAGGCGCTGCCGCCCGACGAAGACGCCGACGAGGACGATGCCGACGGCCCGCCGCGCGGCTTCCACGTGGAAGCCATCGCCAGCCGCACCGAGCGTGGCGACGATTCCTACGACGAGCAGGGCATTTCCTTCGGCGGTTTCCGCGAAACCGCAAACTGGGGCGCCTTCTCGCTCGATGCCACGCTGTTCGACAGCAACCGCGACCGCTTCGACGGCATCGGCGACGGCGGGCTCGGTGGGCTGGCCACGCTGTGGCAGCGCAATTTCTGGATCAGCGACCGCTGGCGCCTCGACAACGGCTTCGGCGTGCTCAACACGCCGGCGACGCCGCTTCAACGCAACCAGTACAGGTTCTACCTGCCGACGGTCGCGTTCGCCGGCGCCAGCAGCGAATGGCACGACGATGCCGACGGCCTGCTGCTGCAGGGCGCGGCGGGCCGCGCCGGCATCTACACCGGCACCCGCGTGGTCGGCTTCGACGTCGCCGACGGCAATGTCGCCGCGCTCAACGCGCAATGGCGATGGGCACAGGGATGGACCGGCGCCGCATCGTTCCTCGGTACCCAGGGTCGCATCGTCCCCGACGACCGCGGCGAAGCGGTGTTCGAAACCGGTGACACCCAGGCCCTGTACGCGGCCACTGCGTGGCAGGGCGCGCGCGACAACGTGCAGTTCAACCTGCTTTCCAGCAACGGCGACTCCGGTTCCGCCACCGGCGCGTGGATCGATGCGAACGCGCAGCGCGGCCGCTATGCCCACAACTACGGCGCGTTTTACCTCGGCGAAGACCTCGCCTGGGGCGCCTACCCGATCAGCAACGACGTCCAGGGCGGCTACTACCGCATCGGCTACCAATACGCGCGCTGGTCCTGGAACGCAGGGCTGGACGCGATCGATTCGATCTCGGGCAAGGGCTTCGATGGCCTGTACGCCAGTTCCTACGCCCGTTACCAGGCCAGTTCCACGCTCGGTTACGGCGGCAGCCTCAACCTGCGCCACGGCGCGGGCGACACCGGCTACAGCGCGCAGGCCTTCCTCGACCATCGCGGCTGGGGCCAGACGCGCTGGCAATTCGACACCGCGCGCGGCAACGGCAACGACAGCTGGCAATTCGGCGTCGACCAGGCCTTCCCCTTGCGCGAGGGCAACCGGCTGTCCGCGTCGCTGTCCTACGGCTCGCTCGACTACGGCTTCGGCCCGTCGCGCACGACCACCGTCGCGCTATACGGCGGGCGCGACCTGGGCGACCGCGTCTCCATCGATGGCAGCGCGCACTGGACGCACGGCAACGGGGAAGGCGCGATCCGCGGCACCGACGTCAACGTCGGCGTCAATGTCGAAATGAGCCGGCGCTGGCTGCTGACCGCCGCGTTCTACCAGAGCACGGGTTCGCAACGATCGCCGTTCGTCATCGATCCGCTGGTGACCGACCAGCCCTTCATCTCCCTGCCGCGCGACCGTTCGCTGTTCCTGACCCTGCGCTACGAACGCAACGCGGGGCGGCCGCAAGGCATGCTCGGCGGCGTGGCCGGCAACGGCCCAGCGGGCAGCGTGTCCGGCAGCGTGTTCCTGGACGAGAACGGCGACGGCGTGCGCAGTGCTTCCGAACAGCCGGCGCAGAACGTCACCGTCCTGCTCGATGGCCGCTTCGCGGTCCGTACCGACAGCCTCGGCAACTACGCGTTCCCGCGCGTCTCGGCGGGCAACCACGTGCTGACCGTGGTCCCGGACAACCTGCCCCTGCCCTGGTCGCTGCGCGACGGCGACGCACAGCGCACCGTCCAGGTCGAGGTGCGCGGCACCGCCCGGGTCGATTTCGGGGCACGCCGGCAGCCGTGACCCCGGCTTGCCCGTAACCCGCTGTTCCCGCTACAATTCCGCGGCTTTCCCGGGCCCCGGCCCGCGAAGCACGTCCACGCCGGACGCCACCGGCGAATCCACACCCGTCGATAACCCCTGCCCCGGGGTGTCCGCAGCGCGTAGGCGCGAAGGATCTGGAGGCAGTGACGGCGGGGAGGCCCAACCCCGGAATCCAGCGTCTCGCGACGCAGCGCCTCCATCTTCGGACGGAATGTCCGAACGGCGCGGATTCCACGTTCAGGAGTTCCACCCATGTCCCAGATCACCATGCGCCAGATGCTGGAAGCCGGCGTGCATTTCGGCCACCAGACGCGCTACTGGAACCCGAAGATGGCCCCGTACATCTTCGGCGCCCGCGGCAAGATCCACATCATCAACCTCGAGAAGACCATGCCGCTCTTCTCGGACGCGATGAACTTCCTCTCCGGCATCGCGCAGAAGCGCGGCATCGTGCTGTTCGTCGGCACCAAGCGCAGCGCGCGCGACGCGATCAAGGAAGAAGCCGAGCGTTGCGGCCAGCCGTACATGACCCAGCGCTGGCTGGGCGGCACGCTGACCAACTTCGCGACGGTCAAGAAGTCGGTGTCGCGCCTCAAGGAACTGGAAGCCGGCGAAACCGACGGCTCGTTCCAGAAGCTGGTCAAGCACGAAGTGCTGGGCCTGCGCCGCGAGCGCGAGAAGCTCGAGGCCTCGCTGGGCGGCATCAAGGACATGAACCGCCTGCCCGACGCGCTGTTCGTGATCGACATCGGCCACGAGGACATCGCGATCAAGGAAGCGAAGAAGCTCGGCATCCCGGTGATCGCGGTGGTTGATACCAACTACGACCCGGCGTTGGTCGATTACGCCATTCCGGGCAACGACGACGCGATCCGCGCCGTGCAGCTCTACGCCCGCGCCGCCGCCGACGCGGTGCTCGAGGGCAAGGCCGCCGCGCCGCAGGCCGCGAGCATGCGCGAGGAAGACTTCGCCGCCGCGGATGGCGACAAGAAGCCGGCCCGCCGCGCCCCGGCGAAGAA
This genomic window contains:
- a CDS encoding carboxypeptidase-like regulatory domain-containing protein, which produces MSSAGSAIARHALAASVVAVLASSPCAQAQDADASAQQEPYRDRIIASSQLQALPPDEDADEDDADGPPRGFHVEAIASRTERGDDSYDEQGISFGGFRETANWGAFSLDATLFDSNRDRFDGIGDGGLGGLATLWQRNFWISDRWRLDNGFGVLNTPATPLQRNQYRFYLPTVAFAGASSEWHDDADGLLLQGAAGRAGIYTGTRVVGFDVADGNVAALNAQWRWAQGWTGAASFLGTQGRIVPDDRGEAVFETGDTQALYAATAWQGARDNVQFNLLSSNGDSGSATGAWIDANAQRGRYAHNYGAFYLGEDLAWGAYPISNDVQGGYYRIGYQYARWSWNAGLDAIDSISGKGFDGLYASSYARYQASSTLGYGGSLNLRHGAGDTGYSAQAFLDHRGWGQTRWQFDTARGNGNDSWQFGVDQAFPLREGNRLSASLSYGSLDYGFGPSRTTTVALYGGRDLGDRVSIDGSAHWTHGNGEGAIRGTDVNVGVNVEMSRRWLLTAAFYQSTGSQRSPFVIDPLVTDQPFISLPRDRSLFLTLRYERNAGRPQGMLGGVAGNGPAGSVSGSVFLDENGDGVRSASEQPAQNVTVLLDGRFAVRTDSLGNYAFPRVSAGNHVLTVVPDNLPLPWSLRDGDAQRTVQVEVRGTARVDFGARRQP
- the rpsB gene encoding 30S ribosomal protein S2, yielding MSQITMRQMLEAGVHFGHQTRYWNPKMAPYIFGARGKIHIINLEKTMPLFSDAMNFLSGIAQKRGIVLFVGTKRSARDAIKEEAERCGQPYMTQRWLGGTLTNFATVKKSVSRLKELEAGETDGSFQKLVKHEVLGLRREREKLEASLGGIKDMNRLPDALFVIDIGHEDIAIKEAKKLGIPVIAVVDTNYDPALVDYAIPGNDDAIRAVQLYARAAADAVLEGKAAAPQAASMREEDFAAADGDKKPARRAPAKKAAAKPAAPEAAAEAPAAE